The following is a genomic window from Tachysurus fulvidraco isolate hzauxx_2018 chromosome 24, HZAU_PFXX_2.0, whole genome shotgun sequence.
ATTTGCTTAATTATGATTTTAGTTAGAGATTGCAGAAAACAAGATAACTGGATTTATTGTCTATAAAAATGATGCAATATTCTTTATGCTAAATAAAAGATGCGCAAACAACATGCGGCAGAATCAATGTGACACTACACCACTGTGCGTTAAAATCTACACCTATATGTATTCGTATAAACCTATATAAATCGGTTTAATTCTGTTCTTAATAGTCTATTCTATTCAGTCTGATATCTTAAGTATTGTTTTCTCTGAGTGAAAGTCGTTTTCCAGGCGTGGTGTTGGGAAAACGGAAATTAGCGCATCCGACACATCTTTCCCCAAATTTCGCCATTCAATTTTTAAATACTTCTTATCAGCTCTTTTCACTTTTCCACTGTATTTAAGCTGCGAGATGGATCCTTCAGACAGAAAGGTTTACAACAAGCCGACAAAACACTCCGGATTTATTGTTAAGGTAAGAAAAAGACGCGGTGGTTTTAATACAAATCCTACTAATAGTAAGTGCAATTATTTTAGCGCATGTCGTATAGAAATAGTGTTAATATCACAGGTGTAGAAATTAAAGTGATTGAATAGGATTTATATCAATAAagcttttatataaatataaaatatgtcttTTTTAGGACCAAAGTTTAGAGTATTGCTCATAATGAATGACTCACTGAAACCAGTTAATTCATATCAAGGGCTGCTCTCTAATCTctattctctctccctcagtttatttattctcaGGGAGAATCTGAAAGATGGCAGGTCTTCATGCTTTCACCTGGCTGTGCACTGTGATCATCTGCATGGCACATGTGTGCTCCATGCCTACGAACTGCAGGCTTCAGAAGAGACTGATGGGGGAGTGCTACAATGTTCTGGAGAAAATGGTGAGCTGCACATTCATCTGATGCACATCATGTAGAGAAAGAACTTAACATGTCCAACACTGAGCATCATATCTGCTTTTGTTGTCTATTAGGGAGGCAGATTTCCTTTGCACTGTTTTGAAGGCAGTGTTGTTGTCCCGTTTCCCGAGGCCGCGTTCCAGTTCAACACGTCTCAACAGGTGAAAATTAATTAGATATTATCTGTAATGTGTTTCAATATTTGTCAAATTCTTACTTCCtttgtattgtgtttctttGCTCCAGTAAGAAGCAGTTAGCAGTTTTGTTGCCACTCTGATGTCACAGAAGGACTCTGTTACTGTAGCGATCGTTCAATATCATTTAATAGGAGAAAAATGATCTGAAACATAAATGTATAACAGCTGGACTGTGATGAGTTACAGCAGAGACATGACTTTAGTTTGTGACCCACAAGAGAATTAATGCAATGTCATTGATGGCAGTATTAGCATGAAGTTTGATGCTTCGGAAGTTGTGTACAAATAAGGAATGGAGAGAACTGTACAGACTGAAAGACTAAAGACCCATTACATTACTCTCTAGACAGAGCTGAAGCATCTCGGCTAgcaaagtgagagaaaaaaacgtggatgctgtttgtttttctcctcaGACACTGAACTGTAAAGTCAGTGCTAATCTAAGCTCACTTAAAGGTACAAAGTGCTGCTTTATTTATATCTGATGCTGTGTTTATCCGACATGACTCTGTAAACAGAAAAAACTTGCGGTTACAAAAACTACTCCAAGCATGGAGGGGTGTTTTCTTTGGTGTTTATTGGTTGGAGTTACAAGTTTCTACCTCAAGCCGAAAACACCATAATTCCCACTTAGTCACTAGCAGGTAGAACAGGTAGTTAACCAAACTGGAAATAGACCAAGAACTAAAAAGTGCTCTAGGAatgtaataagaaaataaatcttgTAAATCTTGTAAGAttacatgttaataataaagtttaatttgCCAGTCAGGATgagtgtttatttatctatcagtctgtctgtctgactttaatGTTGGTGTTCTGTGTCTACAGAAACATGCTGCCTCAGCAACCTGGAGGCCACTATTACTCACCACAAATATAATCTGCTTGTTGTAACATAACAattatgtctttttttcctACCAAACAGGCGGTTGCCCTGGAAAAGACTATCTACCTAACACTGACCTACATCTACTCCTTGTTTGATGAAGACGGTGTTCCTGAGCAGTGGAAGAACGTCGAGGTCTTTCAGAACATCCTCGACCGCCAGATCGAGGAGAAAAAATGTGTAAGACCAGGAACTAtagcaagaaaataaaatgcaatatttGAGCATTTAAGTCAAATATTTTTAGACAACATCTGTTGCATTCCTTCATTGCATtctaactgaaataaaactttttcaAATTTCAGATTATGAACAAAACTCAGAACTCACAGGAGGATTTCCTCAGGCGTGAAAAGGCGCTCAAAGAGTATTTCGACAAAATATTAGCTGTTTTGAAAGAAAAGGTAATGGGAACCTGTAATAAAGCTGTTACACACAAACCTAGATTGGCATTTTTATAATGCAACATTATAGAATAAAGGCTAAATATTtttgctccttttttcttttcagaatttCCAAGTTTGTGGTTGGGAATTTGTCCGTCAGGAGACCCTCATTGTTCTCCAGTTCATCCTGAATAAAGACTTGGAGGGAGTTCTTTCTTCCAGTCGCGGCTGAGCAGCATCCAGTGTTCTTATATGATtgcatatttatgtatttatttatttatttgcgtTTTTTAACATAGCAGTTGTGAATAAATTTATACTCATTCAAACACAAATCAAGCTTTTGTTGTCATTCCATCAAATTTTTATTGTACAACActttgttgttgggttttttggAGAAACTTCCCAGaggcacaaacaaaaaaacataaagtatAGTGACATGCAATCTGTCAAAAAGTATGTGCACCACTGACCCTCACACCCATATATGCtttttgaatgtatttattccctCTGTGATGTTATAATGAGCTCCAAAGGACCTTTTGCACTAGATGTTGAAGTttagctacaggagcattagtgagatcaggcactggtgttgagtgaggaggtctggggttgaGTCGgggttccagttcatcctaatCATGTTCAGTGGAGTAAAGGTCAGggttctgtgcaggacactcaagttcttctacGTACATCAATGTTAACACACCATGCCTTCATGAAGCTGGCTTTGTGTGGGAATTTCCTTTGGCCTATATGTAATTGTAAATGACATCATGGATATTTTTCAGCATGTTTTCTGTTACTGGTTTAAGGTTTAACATGACAAGAAGGACAAATTGGTTAGGTGCATCTTGCTAGGCtttgtgtagtttgtgaacTAACAATAACGTCCTTTGTTTGGCTAGTCTTATCAGACCACTTCTAAAGTACCACTTGTACCACTTCTAAAGTAAGGTTAGAGTCAAGGTCAGGTGAGAGCAGTGTTGTTCCTGTAGGACTCATGCAGCTGTAGTTGGAGAGAATCCATGCATTGTTGAAGCACATTGAGAAGCGATTTTTCTTATACATTTCATATGTTGCGCATATAAAGTGTAAAGTTCCTCAATCTCTCACATGGTTTATATTTTCGTGAAATATTTGATCTAtttgggtttttaattttttttagcagtaCAGACAGATGTTCTATAATCGTAATAAATGACATAATGAGACTCCCTTAAATTTTTTAACTGGTAAGTCCCTGAAGCTCTCATGAATGGTTATGATTTATATTCATGCGAGCGGTGGTTATATTATCTAAGAGAAACTAAAATAGTCATTGCTGCCTTTCACTGAAACCAATGACCACATTGTCAAAGAACTGCAGCTGTGCCTGCACCTGTAACTCGTCATATTtgcatagagagagaaagagacagagagagtgacagagagagtgacagagtaagagagagagagagagagagagagagagagagagagagagagagagagagagagagagagagagagagagagagagagcagtggaAATTTTATCTTTAGAGAACctgtccttctatgcttctaTATTTctcatggctggtagttattgtgactagagattgtAGTTGTTTTCCTAAAAGGAAAACAACTGCAATTGGTAGTTGTGTACCTACCAACGTTCCCATGGGACCTTGGTAGGTACAGATAAGCTTGGTCAGATGATGAGCAGGCGAtacttctaagccaatggttgatgatgttttgcttttacatgtcctgtttgtctgaatcctgtctataaaatcttgatgaTATCAGAGATGGGGGCCTTCCTCTCTCATGTTACATGTGGAGTGTTGGTTCCTTCTAcaaagctgaacacaataaactgtgaaacctttttttactcttgcctgtgcctaccagtgtgatattttacctcaaaacctcaaaacgtccacaaaaagagagagcgagcgagagacgagagagagagtgagagtgaaacagagctaggggatggagagagagagagagagagagagagagagagtgagagtgagagagagacagagaccaaCAGCAGCGATGGTTTCTACACAGAAACCTATATTTCAGAGATCAACAGATCAACTCCTGAAGTGCTTCCTAAAATTCAAAAGCGAggttttgtgtttaatatttaaacttttcatgaaatatatattttacaggtGTTTTTATAGATATAGCAAACACTGCAAATAAGTTTAACTATTTAATGTTATATGCATAAATCTGAGCTTCACTCTAAAAGTCCAACTCTCTAAATGTTTGTCAAGAAAACAAAGTAACAAGGCTTCTGTTTATTACATCAGATTGAAATCCTAACAGAGTCACTGCCTGATCTGATCCTGAGCAATCTTTGTGccattgtttctttttctttccatgtTATTAGCATTTgattaataatacttattaatattattaattattaatatttaatatgttattttgtatttgtattggtCTTACATTTATATCACATTTATTATGAATGTTGTTGTATCTGGATCATGATTTCGATTTTGCTGAACTTGTCCTTTTGACTGGAATCTACATTATTCAATCCAGCAAACTGATtgttcaaaaaacaaacaaatatagaCATTCAagattgattttatttacattgttttttttgtttgtgttgaatCAATcaaccataaacaaacaaacaaacagataaataaataaataaataaataaataaataaataaataaacaaacaaacagacagacagacagacagacagacagagagacaaacaaacaaacaaacaaacaaataaataaataaataaataaatagaaaaatgctatattataataaaatcaagattaaccatttgttttttgttctcataaaataaacaaactagtaAAAATGCCGATTAATCAATCATTACAATAACAAAATATGCTCCAGATGTTTTAAGAAGTTTTGTTGGTCTCTGGTCCACTTCAGTTCTTGCTCTTTATAAAAGTCTGCAACTTCTGGAGACTATCCAGCAGCTCTTTTCTCACTATCTCCCAGGCGCATGAGCTGAACTCCTGTACAGCAGAAACACAATGCACATTCACTTAATGTTAAACAGCAGAATTACACCACATCACCTCCACAGACGCTTCATGCAGAGGTTTGGAGCATGTGATTTTGATTGTGCTTGTAGTTTCTTCTCTGTGTACTGACCTTCTCTTTCAGTCGCTCTTCCAATTTTACAAAATAGGACCTGAGTGTATCGGTGCTGTTGCTCACAGATTTGTCCATCACTGTCTGGACCTGTTTCCCTACCTACAGATGATTAAATCAGAGATGATGATGTAAACACTGGCATTCTATCAGTTTCACAACCAAACTCAGAGCAAGACATTTCTAACTCACACATATCTTCAGATTTTCCACTTGTCTATCTATGAGGGCCTTGAAGTATCTCAGTTGCCCTCTGTCCCATGTGACTGATGTTATTGAAGTCATGTTGAAGATTTTGGCGACTTCATTAAGAGTTTCAAGAGCAACCGGGAACAAGTTTTCATCCTGTAAATACAAATCGATACATACATTATTTTAACATCTGTTCTGTTGTCGGATAGAAAATAATGATCGTTGTTGATGTTCTTCTTTTTAGCCCTAAAACTACTTCAAAGCAGTGGTTCGGGAATGACAATGTGAATTTTGCCAAGAAGTGATTGCCAGATTGTCATTTAGTTAAGTAATCTCAAACACAGACATGGGATATATCATTAAAATTTATGAAAAATGATCAACATAAAAAGCTACATGACAGATTTGTCACTGAATGAAAATATCATTAGACATGTAAAAAAATGTCAGCGAATtgtttgaagatttttttttcattttgtaaaagCTGCAAATTAAAATGACACCTGGATGATTTACAGTTAACATTTCAGCACTTACCTTTGGAAAGGACACCTGTGGAAAggagttgtttttttcctctaaacACTCCAGTGGCATCGGACCACCCTGTagacacacattattattattattattattattattattattattattattattattattattattattattattattattattattattattagtattattattattattaacaactgTTTCTCACCATGCTTTTCAGCAGTCCAGTGCTCTTCTCATTCAGCGTTTGGAGTCTGAAGTGTGTCCACCTGCAGGATGGCACAGCTGcggcttcacacacactcaacaccaacACGAACACAAACCTCAACAGCTCCATGTTAAACACTCGGTAAGTAAAATGGTAAACACTCTGGGAGAAATGGTTCACTTAGTTCAGTGCTCCTCTAAAGTGGTGTTATCTAAGACTACCACCAGCTCTGCCTTATTTAACCCACAATATGTTCCTAAAAGTAAATTTGTTATTCAGAAATAGAGAAAGCCCAGCTGCGGTGGCATTGTCTCTATTAGACTAAAGTATTTTACACtgtatttattcactgtaccaTGGATTTggggtgtggtagcctagtggttaaggagtTGGTCTGTCATTTGTAAGGTTGAGAATCCCAAGTCTACCAAGCGGCCACTGCTGGGCTTCTGAGCAAGGACCTtatacctcaattgctcagatgtttaaaaaaaacaaaaacagatgtaAGTCGCTATGGATAAGagggtctgctaaatgctgtaaatgtaaaatgtaaataaatgtatgtaagaAAATCAGTGAACTATAATATgctatataaactataatatcAGCTGTTTAGCCTTTAAATAGTTGAACTTAAGTGTAGTTTAAACTTGTATtaggtttaaaaatgttttttataataataataaaaaaatgcataataataataataataataataataataataataataataataataataataataataataatctcattcattcattcattcattcattcattcattgaatgaatgaatgagattattattattattattattattattattattattattattattattattaagcattgttgttttgtttttgtttttattcatttgataaacgataatataacatataatatagtGATTAAGTTTTGTACCTAAATTaacggctttttttttttggtttttttttttttttttttgagaatcgCATGGGGAAATCCTAATAATACGTACTAATGAAAACACGAACGGGtgcaacttttttaaaaaaaggatttcgATAATGACATATTATCATAAGTGGTTAAAGAGAATTAACACGTTTGGGTTTTTCGGGTAGGTGTATTTCACGGTAATTCTGCCTATAGTCAGCTTAATGACATAAGATTAGTAGCTATGAAtttgattctg
Proteins encoded in this region:
- the ifnphi3 gene encoding interferon phi 3, whose amino-acid sequence is MAGLHAFTWLCTVIICMAHVCSMPTNCRLQKRLMGECYNVLEKMGGRFPLHCFEGSVVVPFPEAAFQFNTSQQAVALEKTIYLTLTYIYSLFDEDGVPEQWKNVEVFQNILDRQIEEKKCIMNKTQNSQEDFLRREKALKEYFDKILAVLKEKNFQVCGWEFVRQETLIVLQFILNKDLEGVLSSSRG
- the LOC125140174 gene encoding interferon a3-like → MELLRFVFVLVLSVCEAAAVPSCRWTHFRLQTLNEKSTGLLKSMDENLFPVALETLNEVAKIFNMTSITSVTWDRGQLRYFKALIDRQVENLKICVGKQVQTVMDKSVSNSTDTLRSYFVKLEERLKEKEFSSCAWEIVRKELLDSLQKLQTFIKSKN